In Hyperolius riggenbachi isolate aHypRig1 chromosome 10, aHypRig1.pri, whole genome shotgun sequence, a genomic segment contains:
- the LOC137534786 gene encoding zinc finger protein 79-like — translation MKRRQSLEEMKEGDMMGTIKEEDDTYVRSNRQSTMEGYMIRTIKEEDEMYMRSDQQSMEDGDMMRTVKKEEETYVISDQQSMVDGDMMRTVKKEEETYVMGDQHSVEEGEMMRTVKKEEEETYVMSDQQSMEESYIVRIVKKEEETYVMSDQHSVEDGDMMRIVKKEEETYVISDQQSVEEGDIMMRTIKEEEEETYVRNYLPSTEEGDMMGTFKEKEEKYVRWDQSTTDKIKTIKIKEEDIHTEIITVRSPGIKNPSETHLNSLQSKFDDCILRNSAGGNAAVPNISPGSSHPSHSEELHPGGAHAESLLGPKFPCPECGKCLRFKSALIRHLRSHTGERPCLCLECGKRFGNKSYLVVHQRTHTNEKPYLCSECGKCFGQKSQLASHQRFHTGVRPYSCSKCEKCFVHKTHLATHQRVHSSERLYSCPECGKCFRYKSDVVVHQRAHTGEKPYSCSECDKSFAYKVSLEKHKLSHTGEKPYSCPECEKCFRQKPHLSLHQRSHTGEKPYSCSECGKCFAHKSQLVRHQKYHTGERPYSCPVCEKCFVQKSHLDAHRKLHTGQKYSCSECGKYFGKNSELAMHQRSHTGEM, via the exons ATGAAGAGGAGACAATCGCTGGAGGAG atgaaggagggtgacatgatggggacaattaaagaggaagacgaTACATATGTGAGGAGTAATCGGCAGTCTACAATGGAGGGCTACATGATAagaacaattaaagaggaagacgaGATGTacatgaggagtgatcagcagtctatggaggatggtgacatgatgaggacagtaaagaaagaagaggagacatatgtgataagtgatcagcagtctatggtggatggtgacatgatgaggacagtaaagaaagaagaagagacatatgtgatggGTGATCAGcattctgtggaggagggtgagatGATGAGGACagtaaagaaagaagaagaagagacatatgtgatgagtgatcagcagtctatggaggagagttACATAGTGAGGATAgtaaagaaagaagaagagacatatgtgatgaGCGATCAGCATTCTGTGGAGgatggtgacatgatgaggatagtaaagaaagaagaagagacatatgtgataagtgatcagcagtctgtggaggagggtgacatcatgatgaggacaattaaagaggaagaagaagaaacataTGTGAGGAATTATCTGCCATCtacagaggagggtgacatgatgggcacatttaaagaaaaagaaGAGAAATATGTGAGGTGGGATCAGTCAACTACAGACAAGATTAAAACCATTAAAATTAAGGAAGAAGATATTCATACAGAGATCATTACAG TACGCAGTCCTGGCATCAAGAACCCTTCAGAGACTCATCTAAATTCTCTGCAGTCCAAATTTGACGATTGTATCCTCCGAAATTCTGCAGGAGGAAACGCTGCTGTTCCAAATATTTCCCCTGGATCCTCCCATCCCTCTCATTCTGAGGAGCTCCATCCTGGGGGGGCTCATGCTGAAAGCCTGTTGGGGCCAAAATTTCCCtgccctgagtgtgggaaatgccttCGCTTCAAATCAGCCCTCATCAGACATCTGAGAAGTCACACAGGGGAGAGGCCATGTTTGTGCCTAGAGTGTGGGAAGAGGTTTGGAAACAAATCATACCTGGTGGtacatcagagaactcacaccAATGAGAAGCCATATttgtgctcagagtgtgggaaatgctttggacaAAAATCCCAACTTGCCTCACATCAGAGGTTCCACACAGGCGTAAGACCATACTCTTGTTCtaagtgtgagaaatgttttgtacataaaACGCATCTTGCAACTCATCAGAGAGTTCACAGCAGCGAGCGTCTATATtcctgtcctgagtgtgggaaatgcttcagaTACAAATCAGATGTTGTTGTACACCAGAGagctcatactggtgagaaaccTTACTCGTGTTCTGAGTGTGATAAATCTTTTGCATATAAGGTTAGCCTTGAAAAACATAAGTTGTCTCACACAGGTGAAAAGCCATACTCCTGTCCcgaatgtgagaaatgttttcggCAAAAACCACATCTTTCTCTTCATCAAAGATCTCACACAGGTGAAAAGccgtattcatgttctgagtgtgggaaatgttttgcgcaCAAATCACAACTTGTCCGACATCAGAAATATCACACGGGGGAGAGGCCATATTCGtgtcctgtgtgtgagaaatgcTTTGTACAGAAATCTCATCTTGATGCCCATCGGAAATTGCACACAGGGCAGAAGTAttcctgttctgagtgtgggaaatattttggtaAGAATTCAGAACTAGCCATGCATCAGAGATCTCACACCGGCGAGATGTAA